A window of the Bos indicus x Bos taurus breed Angus x Brahman F1 hybrid chromosome X, Bos_hybrid_MaternalHap_v2.0, whole genome shotgun sequence genome harbors these coding sequences:
- the LOC113887971 gene encoding melanoma-associated antigen B4-like: MPRKHKNKQHAHGKHHQVQGDTQEAQASAAAAPGEECPSSPSSAPQGSPPSSPAAGNRQELQGAMAPSSPVAEASCAGSEEGAQGPKEESAYAAQAALLAWSIRKDPLMRKASMMMDFLLERYTKKEPITQNGMLNVTGRKYKQYLPEILSRASERVELVFGLELKEFDCSRNIYTLVNKFSLGVEEGASDEEELPKSGLLMALLGIIFMKGNCTSEEEIWDFLNVFGIHAGKKHSIFGEPRKLITKDLVQKGYLNYHQVPNSDPPGYEFLWGPRAYAETTKMKVLEVLTKIQDKVPSSFPDLYDEAPRGQVERAGLRGVAWVPTVAEASAPTRAKSYSSSHI; the protein is encoded by the coding sequence ATGCCTCGGAAGCACAAAAACAAGCAACATGCCCATGGGAAACACCACCAGGTCCAGGGGGACACTCAGGAGGCCCAGGCCAGTGCTGCTGCAGCCCCAGGAGAGGagtgcccctcctccccctcttctGCCCCTCAGGGTTCTCCCCCGAGCTCCCCTGCTGCTGGCAATCGCCAGGAGCTTCAGGGAGCCATGGCCCCTAGCTCTCCTGTTGCAGAGGCTTCCTGTGCAGGATCTGAGGAAGGTGCCCAGGGCCCCAAGGAGGAAAGTGCATATGCTGCCCAGGCAGCCCTGCTCGCTTGGAGCATTCGCAAAGATCCTCTGATGAGGAAGGCCAGCATGATGATGGATTTCCTGCTGGAGAGGTACACCAAGAAGGAGCCCATCACACAGAATGGCATGCTGAATGTCACTGGCAGGAAGTACAAGCAGTACTTGCCTGAGATCCTGAGCAGAGCCTCTGAGCGTGTGGAGCTGGTGTTTGGCCTGGAGCTGAAGGAATTTGACTGCAGCAGGAACATCTACACTCTCGTCAACAAGTTCAGTCTCGGGGTTGAGGAAGGTGCAAGTGATGAGGAGGAGCTGCCCAAGTCTGGTCTCCTCATGGCACTCCTGGGCATCATCTTTATGAAGGGTAACTGCACCAGTGAGGAGGAGATCTGGGATTTCCTCAATGTGTTTGGGATCCATGCTGGGAAGAAGCACTCCATCTTTGGGGAGCCCAGAAAGCTCATCACCAAAGATCTGGTGCAGAAGGGGTACCTCAACTACCACCAGGTGCCCAATAGTGATCCTCCGGGCTACGAGTTCCTGTGGGGCCCGCGAGCTTATGCTGAGACCACTAAGATGAAGGTGTTGGAAGTTCTGACCAAGATCCAGGATAAGGTCCCGAGTTCCTTCCCAGACCTCTATGACGAGGCTCCGAGAGGTCAGGTGGAGAGAGCAGGGCTGAGAGGCGTGGCCTGGGTTCCAACAGTGGCTGAAGCCAGTGCCCCTACCAGGGCCAAGTCCTATAGCTCCTCCCATATCTAG
- the LOC113887570 gene encoding melanoma-associated antigen B5-like has product MPRGQNHKLCICEKCHQARYELQGHRGVQPAAVMEELPSTSSLLEDNSQSSSATGSNSTFQGSSEAPSTTSTFSTTSDTTSDEEDISQDEEDSGSSNVSSSTYSDTLNSMTSLLEQFLLHKYKMKQPIRKENMLKIIHPRYHNRFAEILKRASEHIEAVFAVDLKEVDSTIHSYDLVSKLNLPNNGRVWDGRGLPKTGLLMIVLGVILVKGNCAAEEDIWKFLNMMRVYAGRKHFIYGEPRKLITKDFLTRKYLEYHQVANQ; this is encoded by the coding sequence ATGCCTCGGGGTCAGAATCATAAGCTCTGCATCTGTGAGAAATGCCACCAAGCCCGATATGAGCTCCAAGGTCACAGAGGAGTTCAGCCCGCTGCAGTAATGGAAGAGCTTCCCTCTACCTCTTCTCTTTTAGAAGATAATTCACAGAGCTCCTCAGCTACTGGGTCAAATAGCACTTTCCAGGGGTCTTCGGAAGCCCCATCTACTACCAGCACTTTTTCAACTACTTCTGACACAACATCTGATGAAGAAGATATCAGTCAAGATGAGGAAGATTCAGGTTCCTCCAATGTCTCATCTTCTACCTACAGTGATACTCTGAACAGCATGACAAGTTTGTTGGAACAGTTCCTTctgcataaatataaaatgaagcagcCCATCAGGAAGGAAAACATGCTGAAGATTATCCACCCAAGATACCATAACCGATTTGCCGAGATTCTCAAGAGAGCCTCTGAACACATCGAGGCTGTCTTTGCAGTTGACTTGAAGGAAGTTGATTCAACCATCCACTCCTATGACCTTGTCAGCAAACTGAACCTGCCCAACAATGGGAGAGTGTGGGATGGTAGGGGCTTACCTAAGACCGGTCTCTTGATGATAGTTCTGGGTGTGATCTTAGTGAAGGGCAACTGTGCCGCTGAGGaagacatctggaaattcttgaatATGATGCGAGTATATGCTGGGAGAAAACACTTCATCTACGGAGAGCCCAGGAAGCTCATCACCAAAGACTTTCTGACGAGGAAGTACCTGGAGTACCACCAAGTTGCCAATCAGTGA